One window of the Cytophagales bacterium genome contains the following:
- a CDS encoding aspartate kinase → MNWAQTGNLIKRDIPELLDKGVVLTQGFIGGTSHPLTPSLPESEKRGIGETERKKTNRFTDSPIHPFTNSVRNSGGRVTTTLGREGSDFSAAIYAYCLNADSVTIWKDVPGVLNADPKIIKHTTKYGKLSYDKAIEMAYYGASVIHPKTIKPLENKSIPLYVRSFKEPQKKGTTITYSGRATKIEKKVSHELQKNILQGTPSIIFKRDQCLMFLSVKDYSFVSEKNLSTIFNALAHLNIKINLMQNSAISFSICVDNDSQKIEKLRENLKNEFIFRSNENLQLITIMNFNVKTVKDLTRNREILLEQMTRGTFQVVVR, encoded by the coding sequence ATAAATTGGGCACAGACTGGGAATTTAATAAAAAGAGATATTCCTGAATTACTCGATAAGGGTGTGGTATTAACGCAGGGCTTTATTGGGGGTACCAGCCACCCTCTAACTCCAAGCCTCCCTGAATCGGAGAAACGGGGAATCGGAGAAACGGAGAGAAAAAAAACGAACCGATTCACCGATTCACCGATTCACCCATTCACCAATTCGGTAAGGAATAGTGGCGGGAGGGTTACCACTACATTAGGCCGGGAAGGATCAGATTTTAGTGCAGCTATTTATGCTTATTGCCTCAATGCTGATTCTGTAACCATCTGGAAAGATGTACCAGGCGTTCTTAATGCAGACCCTAAAATTATTAAGCATACCACTAAGTATGGAAAGCTTTCATACGATAAGGCCATCGAAATGGCATATTACGGAGCCTCGGTGATCCATCCCAAAACCATAAAGCCGCTTGAAAATAAATCTATTCCATTGTATGTCAGATCTTTTAAAGAACCACAAAAAAAAGGAACAACGATAACTTATAGTGGACGGGCTACAAAAATAGAAAAAAAAGTTTCCCATGAATTGCAAAAAAATATTCTACAAGGTACACCCTCAATAATTTTTAAACGGGATCAATGCCTGATGTTTCTTTCAGTGAAAGATTATTCTTTTGTTAGTGAGAAAAATCTGAGTACTATTTTTAATGCATTAGCGCATCTCAACATTAAAATTAACCTGATGCAAAATTCTGCTATTTCGTTTTCGATTTGTGTAGATAATGATTCTCAAAAGATAGAAAAGTTAAGAGAAAACCTAAAAAATGAATTCATTTTTCGATCTAATGAGAACCTGCAGCTTATTACTATTATGAATTTTAATGTCAAAACCGTTAAAGATTTAACCCGAAACCGTGAAATATTACTTGAACAGATGACTAGGGGGACGTTTCAGGTGGTGGTGAGGTAG
- a CDS encoding class 1 fructose-bisphosphatase, producing the protein MEQQVIENKTITAPIGISLGRFIKRSEDMYSEATGELSQLMRDIALASKLIHKEVNRAGLADVLGSYGVENVQGEEQQKLDVIANFRFINSLKHGGEVCAVISEEEEDIVYTDNDHGKYVVAIDPLDGSSNIDVNVSIGTIFSIYNRKSKVESRAIAEDFLQKGTGQAASGYVLYGSSTMLVYTTGRGVNGFTYDPSLGEFFLSHPLMKIKKSGEIYSCNEGHINKFPLPVKQYIDYCKEQGYTARYIGSLVADFHRNLLKGGIFIYPSTTNNPGGKLRLLYECNALAFIVEQAGGSASDGKNRILGIQPTKFHERTPLFIGSADMVNKAKSYF; encoded by the coding sequence ATGGAACAACAAGTAATTGAAAACAAAACCATAACAGCCCCCATTGGTATATCTTTAGGAAGATTTATTAAACGGAGCGAAGATATGTATTCAGAAGCAACGGGAGAGTTATCACAATTGATGCGGGATATTGCCTTAGCATCAAAGCTCATACACAAAGAGGTAAACAGGGCCGGTTTAGCGGATGTTTTAGGTTCGTACGGTGTAGAGAACGTTCAGGGTGAAGAGCAGCAAAAATTAGATGTAATAGCAAATTTTCGGTTTATCAACTCTCTCAAGCATGGCGGAGAAGTTTGTGCTGTTATATCAGAGGAGGAGGAAGATATTGTGTATACTGATAATGACCATGGAAAATATGTTGTAGCCATAGACCCCCTTGATGGTTCTTCAAATATTGATGTGAATGTTTCTATAGGTACTATATTTTCCATATACAACAGAAAATCAAAGGTTGAAAGCCGGGCAATTGCTGAAGATTTTTTACAAAAAGGCACTGGGCAGGCTGCATCAGGATATGTTCTTTACGGTTCATCTACTATGCTAGTATATACTACAGGACGAGGTGTAAACGGATTTACCTATGATCCTTCCCTTGGAGAATTTTTCCTTTCACACCCTTTAATGAAGATCAAAAAAAGCGGGGAAATATATTCCTGTAATGAAGGGCACATCAATAAATTTCCCCTGCCTGTAAAACAGTATATTGACTATTGTAAAGAGCAAGGTTATACGGCAAGATATATTGGTTCGCTTGTAGCAGATTTTCACAGAAATCTCCTCAAAGGCGGTATTTTTATCTACCCATCTACTACAAATAATCCTGGGGGCAAGCTGAGATTATTGTATGAATGTAATGCCCTGGCATTCATTGTTGAGCAGGCAGGAGGAAGCGCTTCTGATGGTAAAAACAGAATATTGGGAATACAACCAACAAAATTCCATGAAAGGACACCGCTCTTTATTGGATCAGCAGACATGGTAAATAAAGCGAAGAGTTACTTCTAG